A region from the Vicia villosa cultivar HV-30 ecotype Madison, WI linkage group LG3, Vvil1.0, whole genome shotgun sequence genome encodes:
- the LOC131657097 gene encoding cytosolic sulfotransferase 15-like, which translates to MSPTKFAKIHTIDKNKSIEEQDQLTQETKHMLLSLPREKGWRTPHIYLFQGFWCQPAEIQAISTFQNHFKAKDSDVFVATVPKSGTTWLKALTFAIMNRQNHLISSKNHPLLSFNPHDLVPFIEYTVYGKHDRIPDLSNFHEPRLFGTHIPFASLSNSIKKSNCKIVYICRNPLDTFISSWMFVNKIKPPSMPTLKLEEAFEMYCKGLVGFGPVWNHMLGYWNESKERPKKVLFLKYEDLKEDVVFHLKKLAKFLDCPFTLEEEKEGVVENIIKLCSFEKMKELEVNKIGTFGRNFENKFLFRKGEIGDWTNYLSPSMVEKLSKIIEEKLGGSGLKFRVK; encoded by the coding sequence ATGTCTCCAACAAAATTTGCCAAAATCCATACAATTGATAAAAACAAATCAATTGAAGAACAAGACCAACTTACCCAAGAAACCAAACACATGCTTTTGTCTCTTCCAAGAGAGAAAGGTTGGagaacacctcacatatatctcTTCCAAGGCTTTTGGTGTCAACCAGCTGAAATCCAAGCCATAAGCACTTTCCAAAATCACTTCAAAGCCAAAGATAGTGATGTCTTTGTTGCAACTGTTCCAAAATCAGGCACAACTTGGTTGAAAGCTCTTACTTTTGCCATTATGAATCGCCAAAACCATCTCATTTCTTCCAAAAACCATCCTTTGCTTAGTTTCAATCCACATGATCTTGTTCCTTTCATTGAATACACTGTCTATGGTAAACATGATCGAATTCCGGATTTGTCGAATTTTCATGAGCCTAGACTTTTTGGCACACATATTCCATTTGCTTCATTGTCCAACTCTATCAAAAAATCCAATTGCAAGATAGTTTATATATGTAGGAACCCTCTTGACACATTCATCTCTTCTTGGATGTTTGTCAACAAGATTAAACCTCCTTCAATGCCTACATTGAAGTTAGAGGAAGCTTTTGAAATGTATTGTAAAGGACTAGTAGGGTTTGGGCCAGTTTGGAATCACATGTTGGGTTATTGGAATGAGAGCAAAGAGAGACCAAAAAAAGTACTTTTTTTGAAATATGAGGACTTGAAAGAAGATGTGGTTTTTCATTTGAAAAAATTGGCTAAGTTTTTAGATTGTCCTTTTACCTTGGAGGAAGAAAAAGAGGGTGTGGTTGAAAATATCATAAAGTTGTGTAGCTTTGAGAAAATGAAGGAGTTGGAGGTGAATAAGATAGGAACATTTGGAAGAAACTTTGAGAATAAGTTCTTGTTTAGGAAAGGTGAAATTGGTGATTGGACTAATTATCTTTCACCTTCAATGGTTGAAAAATTGTCCAAAATCATTGAAGAGAAGTTAGGTGGAAGTGGCTTGAAATTTAGAGTGAAGTAA
- the LOC131659695 gene encoding uncharacterized protein LOC131659695 yields the protein MGTFKVIFYTKGAFAKEPNLTYKGGEVYAFTGQDTGSWSFFDSCDLVMSMDPGFDYKKVRMWWKHADGSLENDLNPFRDDSDAFEMAASVHNEVGDIEIYVEQKPSTRDATFMENVRKRKKGIMDEGDDEPKGDEGDESSSDESVKDIKFEDSEEERMNPFDEGFDEGEEKDETNKQPRADGADVAGSSQCLNPSLITPEMGKEHVIEDEYLSDELDSGAEDDSDDDRPRVVRYNEEDGVSKYFKFKVGMEFSSLSQFKSCILEHNVLNGRDVRFEKNDAVRCRVVCKEKGQCNYTVLCSRVLTPTTFKIKTLFDKHKCGRQFFNKSAKVEWVEKVIIDRMKNCSKMKLNEVIEEVRVRFATEIPGCRAFKARQIAKRVVEGDSSKQFSLLWSYGAELRRASPGNTFKMNIQTPGPGLLPRFERCYVCFDGTKKALKLACRPFIGLDGCHLKHKYGGILLIAVGRDPNDQYLPIAFAVVETESKDTWSWFMELLIQDIGEKRWCFISDQQKGLVQVFEEQYPAFEHRFCVRHLYANFKKKFGGGTLFRDLMLAAAKATSVEAHQQFMLKMKEASNDAFEWLEAIPKAKWCKHAFPLYSKCDVLMNNLSESFNATILLQRDKPIITMFEWIRSYLMGRFATLREKVVGYKGRIMSKPLRRLDREIEKSVSWTATYAGQLTFQVTHVIFTDSFVVDLAKHTCSCNYWDLIGIPCRHAISAIHRKVDDPIDYVHQCYHKSTYVKCYEVGITPLNGQNKWPKTNDPVIFPPMFKRGPGRPKKLRRRDPDESNATRW from the exons ATGGGTACATTTAAGGTAATATTTTACACTAAGGGTGCTTTTGCAAAAGAACCAAATCTGACCTACAAGGGTGGGGAAGTTTATGCTTTTACTGGTCAAGACACTGGGTCGTGGTCGTTTTTTGATTCATGTGACTTGGTTATGTCCATGGATCCTGGTTTTGACTACAAAAAAGTTAGGATGTGGTGGAAGCATGCTGATGGTAGTCTAGAAAATGACCTCAATCCATTTAGGGATGATAGTGATGCTTTTGAGATGGCTGCTTCAGTCCATAATGAAGTAGGTGACATTGAAATATATGTTGAGCAGAAACCAAGCACAAGGGATGCAACATTTATGGAGAatgtgaggaagaggaagaagggcataatggatgaaggtgatgatgaacCAAAGGGTGATGAGGGTGATGAGAGTTCCAGTGATGAGTCAGTGAAGGATATTAAGTTTGAAGACAGTGAGGAAGAAAGGATGAATCCCTTTGATGAAGGTTTTGATGAGGGAGAAGAAAAGGATGAAACCAATAAGCAACCTAGAGCAGATGGTGCAGATGTTGCAGGCTCTAGTCAGTGTTTGAATCCTAGTTTGATTACACCTGAAATGGGTAAGGAACATGTCATTGAAGATGAGTATTTGAGTGATGAGCTTGATAGTGGTGCTGAagatgatagtgatgatgataGGCCTAGGGTTGTTAGGTATAATGAGGAAGATGGTGTAAGCAAATATTTTAAGTTCAAGGTAGGCATGGAATTTTCATCACTTAGTCAGTTCAAAAGTTGTATTCTTGAACATAATGTGCTGAATGGGAGGGATGTCAGGTTTGAGAAAAATGATGCAGTGAGATGTAGAGTTGTTTGCAAGGAGAAGGGACAGTGCAATTACACTGTGTTGTGTAGTAGAGTGTTAACACCAACTACATTTAAGATCAAGACATTGTTTGATAAACACAAGTGTGGAAGACAATTTTTTAACAAGAGTGCAAAAGTTGAATGGGTGGAAAAAGTAATTATTGATAGGATGAAAAACTGTAGCAAAATGAAATTGAATGAAGTAATTGAAGAAGTAAGAGTGAGATTTGCAACTGAAATCCCTGGATGTAGGGCATTTAAGGCTAGGCAGATTGCTAAGAGGGTAGTTGAAGGGGACTCTAGCAAACAGTTCAGTCTATTGTGGTCATATGGGGCTGAATTGAGAAGGGCTTCCCCAGGAAACACCTTCAAGATGAATATACAAACTCCAGGACCAGGTTTACTACCAAGGTTTGAAAGGTGTTATGTGTGCTTTGATGGAACAAAGAAAGCCCTGAAGTTGGCTTGTAGGCCTTTTATTGGACTAGATGGATGTCATCTAAAGCACAAGTATGGTGGGATATTGTTAATAGCTGTTGGGAGAGATCCAAATGACCAGTATCTACCCATAGCTTTTGCAGTGGTGGAAACTGAGTCAAAAGACACTTGGAGTTGGTTTATGGAGCTTCTAATTCAAGATATTGGTGAAAAAAGATGGTGCTTCATTTCTGACCAACAAAAG GGTCTTGTACAAGTTTTTGAGGAGCAATATCCAGCTTTTGAACATAGGTTTTGTGTAAGGCACTTGTATGCAAACTTTAAGAAAAAGTTTGGAGGTGGAACCCTATTCAGGGATCTCATGCTGGCTGCAGCAAAGGCTACTTCTGTGGAGGCACATCAACAATTCATGCTCAAGATGAAAGAGGCTAGCAATGATGCTTTTGAATGGTTGGAAGCAATCCCAAAAGCTAagtggtgtaagcatgcttttcCTCTGTATAGTAAGTGTGATGTCTTGATGAATAATTTAAGTGAGTCCTTTAATGCAACAATATTGCTTCAAAGGGATAAGCCGATCATAACTATGTTTGAATGGATTAGATCGTATCTAATGGGTAGGTTTGCAACCTTAAGGGAAAAAGTAGTTGGGTATAAGGGTAGAATCATGTCTAAACCACTTAGGAGGTTAGATAGAGAGATTGAAAAGAGTGTCAGTTGGACTGCAACTTATGCAGGACAATTGACATTTCAAGTTACACATGTAATATTTACTGATAGTTTTGTAGTAGACTTGGCTAAGCACACTTGCTCATGCAATTATTGGGATCTGATTGGCATACCATGTAGACATGCCATTTCTGCCATCCATAGGAAAGTAGATGATCCCATTGATTATGTACATCAGTGCTATCACAAATCAACTTATGTTAAGTGTTATGAGGTGGGCATCACCCCTTTGAATGGTCAAAACAAGTGGCCTAAAACAAATGATCCTGTTATTTTCCCTCCAATGTTCAAAAGAGGCCCAGGCAGACCCAAAAAACTAAGAAGAAGGGATCCTGATGAATCAAATGCAACCAGGTGGTGA
- the LOC131659696 gene encoding uncharacterized protein LOC131659696 has product MEYGHKKKTCKKNKQIVLHSNPNVNENVFPTQASQTGTELPKPKPKKGRPKGSLNKKGKGYKVKAPSQASVQGHVEAPTAEANNEVHNEVPSAEAPTAEVPPTVVPSAQAPTAEVPLTEVPTAEAPTAEVPTDSAPNRRQYLDEIDPDVLDAILNDINNEEGNVLDIPPLNVDLSPIKEQAAQKAGPKTFFGSVPKVKKHHVKPAFKDPVEALKEARRNYDNHTDGKVQSSKSDGQVQSSKSDGKMKSNKSEGKVKTRKIEGQGAKVESSKSEGQVQSRKSERLKSVKTKNIKGPGQKVDDPVEIHEDDDSEPPVMKGLKLQSFFLLQTSFRPMYNISPFNGSVMD; this is encoded by the exons ATGGAGTATGGTCACAAAAAAAAGACATGTAAGAAGAACAAACAGATTGTTCTACATAGCAACCCAAATGTCAATGAAAATGTGTTCCCCACACAAGCAAGTCAAACTGGAACTGAGCTTCCTAAACCAAAGCCAAAAAAG GGCAGACCAAAAGGATCTCTAAATAAGAAGGGTAAGGGATATAAGGTGAAGGCACCAAGTCAAGCATCTGTACAGGGCCATGTTGAAGCTCCAACTGCTGAGGCTAATAATGAAGTTCATAATGAGGTTCCATCAGCTGAAGCTCCAACTGCTGAGGTTCCACCAACTGTGGTTCCATCTGCTCAAGCTCCAACTGCTGAGGTTCCACTAACTGAGGTTCCCACTGCTGAAGCTCCAACTGCTGAAGTTCCTACTGATTCTGCACCAAATAGAAGACAATATCTAGATGAAATAGATCCAGATGTTTTGGATGCAATTCTCAATGATATCAACAATGAGGAAGGAAATGTCCTTGACATTCCACCACTGAATGTTGATCTAAGTCCTATAAAAGAGCAGGCTGCACAGAAAGCTGGACCAAAAACTTTTTTTGGGTCTGTACCAAAAGTAAAAAAACATCATGTGAAGCCAGCTTTTAAAGATCCT GTGGAAGCTCTAAAAGAGGCAAGAAGGAATTATGACAACCATACTGATGGAAAGGTGCAGTCTAGCAAAAGTGATGGACAGGTGCAGTCTAGCAAAAGTGATGGAAAGATGAAGTCCAACAAAAGTGAGGGCAAGGTGAAGACTAGAAAGATTGAGGGGCAAGGTGCTAAGGTGGAGTCTAGCAAAAGTGAGGGCCAGGTGCAGTCTAGAAAGAGTGAAAGACTTAAGAGTGTGAAGACTAAAAACATCAAGGGACCAGGACAAAAGGTTGATGATCCAGTTGAGAtccatgaagatgatgattctgaacCACCAGTCATGAAGG GTCTTAAGTTGCAAAGTTTCTTTTTGTTGCAAACTTCCTTTAGGCCAATGTACAATATTAGTCCATTTAATGGATCTGTTATGGATTAA